CTCTGTAAAGAAGGCCGTCTCCGAAATCAGAAAAGAGGGCGTCCCGGTAATATACTTCGTGAATGACTGCGCCGGACTCCTGAAGGATGTCAGGAAATGCGGCGCCGACGTGATAGGCGTTGACTGGAGGGTTGACCTCCATGATGCCGTCAAGAAGCTCGGCAAAAAATGTATTGTTCAGGGCAATCTCGATCCCTGCGCCCTCTTTCTTCCGCAGGAGAAGATCGATGACAGGGTCAAAGATATTCTCTGGAAGGGGGAATTCGCGAGGGGCCACATCTTCAACCTCGGCCACGGGATCCTGCCGGAGACGCCGGTCGACAATGCGAGGGCGATGGTCGATGCTGTTCACAAATACAGTGAAAGGTAACATGACTTTCTTTCTTCGGTACCCTATGGCAAGAGGTTGGTAAGATAGAAACGACCGGCGTAATTCTCCTCAACCTTGGAGGTCCCGATTCCCTCGAGGCCATAAGGCCCTTCCTCTACAATCTCTTCTCCGACCGAAAGATCATCAGACTTGGGCCACCGTTCCTCCAAAAACCGATTGCCTGGCTCATAGCAAGCCTCCGCTCAAAGAAGACCAAAGAGATGTATCGGCATATCGGCGGCCGATCACCGATCCTCGCAATCACGTCGGGCCAGGCAGAGGCCCTTGAAGAAGCGCTGAACGGACCGGGCGTCAGGGGCAAGCGGCTCAAGGTCTCCGTCGGCATGCGTTACTGGCATCCATCCATAGAAGAAGCCGTAAGAAGAATGTATGACGGCGGCATACGGCGGGCCCTTGCCCTCAGTCTCTATCCCCACTACTCCCTTGCCACATCAGGATCTTCCCTCTCCGTATTTACCGAGACCGCAAAGAAATACGGCATGGAAAGTTCTGCGATTTCATCCTGGCCCGAGCACCCCCTATACATCGATGCTCTCGCCGACGTCATCAGAAAGGGCATGGCAGCCTTTGGACATGAGGGGGTGGAGGTGCTCTTCAGCGCCCACAGCCTGCCGCTCAGTATCATAGAAGCCGGAGACCCCTATGTCAAACATATTACCGGCACCATTGACGAAGTGGTGAAGAAGACCGGCATCCGGTGGCATCTCTCCTATCAGAGCAAGAGCGGTCCTGTTGCATGGCTCAGCCCCTCCACGGAGGAAAAGATCCGTGAACTCGCACAGAAGGGCGTCAGAGACCTCCTCGTTGTGCCGATTAGCTTTGTATCGGACCATATAGAAACACTCTACGAAATTGATATATTATACAAGGGACTCGGAGAGAGACTCGGAATGAAGCTTGTCAGGGCGGAATCATTAAACACCCATCCCCTCTTCATCAACGCTCTGAAAGACCTGGTCCTGAAACGTCTCGACGAACTGCGTTGGTAACACTATCACCGGCGCCCGGGAGGAATGACTCGCCGGGCAGGAAAGGAGCATACCTTGAAGGATGAGGAGATCATCGAAGTGCTGAAGAAAGAGAACGAGGAATTCAGAAAGCTGGATGAGGAGCACAAAAATCTCAAGGTTACCCTTGCGGAGATCGACAAGAAAGTCTATCTCACCACTGAAGAGGACCTGGAGAGGAAAAAGATCCAGAAGCTAAAACTCATGAAAAAGGACCGCATGGCCGAGATGATCCGGGAGTACAAGAAGAGCCATACGGTATAGAACGGTTGAAGGATGACGTATGCGGGATGAAAGATAGGATTTCCTTGACATTCATCCTTCGACCCTCATAATTCATAATTTCTGATAAAGGGGGTACTTTTGCTGTGAGGAGCAAACTGATCAAGGAAGGTCTGGAGCGGGTTCCCCACAGGGCGCTGCTCTATGCAACAGGCATTCCGAAGACCGAGATGAATAAACCCTTCATCGGTGTTGCCACGAGTTTCACAGACATCATTCCCGGCCACACCGGAATGAGAGACCTCGAACGCTTCATAGAAAAGGGGGTGCATACCGGAGGGGGCTACCCCTTCTTCTTCGGTATCCCCGGTATCTGCGACGGCATAGCCATGGGCCACTCGGGGATGCACTATTCCCTGGCGTCACGGGAGCTCATCGCTGATATGGTCGAGACC
Above is a window of Thermodesulfovibrionales bacterium DNA encoding:
- the hemH gene encoding ferrochelatase, which gives rise to METTGVILLNLGGPDSLEAIRPFLYNLFSDRKIIRLGPPFLQKPIAWLIASLRSKKTKEMYRHIGGRSPILAITSGQAEALEEALNGPGVRGKRLKVSVGMRYWHPSIEEAVRRMYDGGIRRALALSLYPHYSLATSGSSLSVFTETAKKYGMESSAISSWPEHPLYIDALADVIRKGMAAFGHEGVEVLFSAHSLPLSIIEAGDPYVKHITGTIDEVVKKTGIRWHLSYQSKSGPVAWLSPSTEEKIRELAQKGVRDLLVVPISFVSDHIETLYEIDILYKGLGERLGMKLVRAESLNTHPLFINALKDLVLKRLDELRW
- a CDS encoding DUF465 domain-containing protein, which produces MTRRAGKEHTLKDEEIIEVLKKENEEFRKLDEEHKNLKVTLAEIDKKVYLTTEEDLERKKIQKLKLMKKDRMAEMIREYKKSHTV